From a single Streptomyces sp. NBC_00377 genomic region:
- a CDS encoding GDSL-type esterase/lipase family protein: MLRFMPVGDSMTIGSTGDHTWRHRMWQHLCATYGGPFTLVGPRETLYDKAADSPSSYAYADPDFPRGHLAGWGEGWLHMAPLIREAVRRSRADVLLVSLGLIDLGFYTNAEQTAENARFFAAEARAANPRVAMVWLPVIHNIRAANDEPFAAQVARFNELLAKTAADLDEPASPILLASVPPTWDIDTDTYDGTHPNANGEHQLASAFAEAMYQGWELGGEYTR, from the coding sequence ATGCTCAGGTTCATGCCCGTAGGCGACTCGATGACGATCGGCAGCACGGGCGACCACACCTGGCGCCACCGCATGTGGCAGCACCTGTGCGCCACGTACGGCGGTCCGTTCACCCTGGTCGGCCCACGCGAGACGCTCTACGACAAGGCGGCGGACAGCCCCTCCTCGTACGCCTACGCCGACCCCGACTTCCCCCGCGGCCATCTGGCCGGCTGGGGCGAGGGCTGGCTGCACATGGCCCCGCTGATCCGCGAGGCGGTCCGCAGGTCGCGGGCGGACGTCCTGCTGGTCTCGCTCGGCCTGATCGACCTGGGCTTCTACACGAACGCCGAGCAGACCGCGGAGAACGCGCGCTTCTTCGCCGCCGAGGCCCGCGCGGCGAACCCCCGCGTCGCCATGGTGTGGCTGCCGGTCATCCACAACATCCGCGCGGCGAACGACGAGCCCTTCGCCGCCCAGGTCGCCCGCTTCAACGAACTCCTGGCGAAGACGGCCGCCGACCTCGACGAGCCGGCCTCGCCGATCCTCCTGGCTTCCGTTCCTCCGACCTGGGACATCGACACCGACACCTACGACGGCACCCACCCCAACGCCAACGGTGAGCACCAGCTGGCGTCGGCCTTCGCGGAGGC
- a CDS encoding WD40 repeat domain-containing protein — MRRSFAVRAGALFTTVLLSGAFTVLAASAAPDASAAPAASAASAADGDKGFTIEDPRITESSGLAASRQHPGVYWTHNDSDDGPYLYAVDSATGKTVARLTLTGVGTPRDVEAISIGPDNQIWVGDIGDNLGGTWQYVWIYRLPEPKKLVDQTVKATQYVVKYSDGARDAESLLVHPKTGRVYIIDKKEDGGHLYEGPAKLSASGANIFRPVAAVDLWATDAAFSPDGTQLAVRGYFGGISYAWNGGRIEREGRLDVPLQRQGESVSYSADGTKLMYGSEGSGSSVVAEDAPGDAGSGSKSPSGSGSASASGKGEGSSANGSVKIGALAVAALCAAVFGLRRLRRRG, encoded by the coding sequence ATGCGCCGATCTTTCGCCGTCCGGGCCGGAGCCCTGTTCACCACGGTCCTCCTCTCGGGTGCCTTCACCGTGCTCGCCGCGTCCGCCGCACCCGACGCCTCGGCCGCACCCGCCGCGTCCGCGGCCTCCGCGGCCGACGGCGACAAGGGCTTCACCATCGAGGATCCGCGCATCACCGAGTCCAGCGGTCTCGCCGCCTCGCGGCAGCACCCGGGCGTCTACTGGACCCACAACGACAGCGACGACGGCCCCTACCTCTACGCCGTCGACAGCGCGACCGGGAAGACGGTCGCCCGGCTCACCCTGACCGGCGTCGGCACGCCCCGTGACGTCGAGGCCATCTCCATCGGCCCGGACAACCAGATCTGGGTCGGCGACATCGGCGACAACCTCGGCGGCACCTGGCAGTACGTGTGGATCTACCGACTGCCCGAGCCGAAGAAGCTGGTCGACCAGACCGTCAAGGCCACGCAGTACGTCGTGAAGTACTCCGACGGAGCCCGCGACGCGGAGTCGCTCCTCGTGCACCCCAAGACCGGTCGCGTCTACATCATCGACAAGAAGGAGGACGGCGGACACCTCTACGAGGGACCGGCGAAGCTCTCGGCCTCCGGGGCGAACATCTTCAGGCCCGTCGCCGCCGTCGACCTCTGGGCCACCGACGCGGCCTTCTCACCGGACGGCACCCAGCTCGCCGTCCGGGGCTACTTCGGCGGCATCTCCTACGCGTGGAACGGCGGCAGGATCGAACGCGAGGGGCGGCTCGACGTACCCCTGCAACGGCAGGGCGAGTCCGTCAGCTACTCCGCCGACGGCACCAAGCTCATGTACGGCAGCGAGGGTTCGGGGAGTTCCGTGGTGGCGGAGGACGCCCCCGGGGATGCCGGATCGGGCTCCAAGTCCCCGTCGGGAAGCGGGAGTGCGAGCGCTTCGGGGAAGGGTGAGGGATCCTCGGCGAACGGCAGCGTCAAGATCGGCGCGCTGGCCGTCGCCGCGTTGTGCGCCGCCGTGTTCGGCCTCCGCCGGCTCCGGCGCCGCGGCTGA
- a CDS encoding cellulase family glycosylhydrolase yields MFRSLRRMLCGGAAALLLPLGAGAQTALAADAVHATDAVAADAGAGYWHTSGRQILDAAGQPVRIAGINWFGFETGNHVVHGLWSRDYKSMIDQMRSLGYNTIRIPYSDDLFKAATVPDSIDFSSGKNADLQGLNSLQILDRIVSYAGQDGLKVILDRHRPDSGGQSALWYTAAVPESTWITNLKAMATRYKGQDTVVGIDLHNEPHDPACWGCGDTATDWRLAAQRAGNAVLSVNPDLLVLVEGVQSFNGVSGWWGGNLMGVGQYPVQLNVANRVVYSAHDYATSVAQQSWFSDPAFPANMPGIWDKYWGYIFKQNIAPVWVGEFGTTLQSTVDQKWLAALVGYLRPTATYGADSFHWTFWSWNPNSGDTGGILKDDWQTVDAVKDGYLASVKAPGFPGTGGGGGGGGGGGGTAACTAVYTVSSDWGGGFNAEVKVTNTGTTAIGSWKVAWTWSGAQRVTSMWNASYTQSGATVTAVNASHNGAVAAGASASFGFGGAPGGGGASSVSCTAA; encoded by the coding sequence ATGTTCCGCAGCTTGCGAAGAATGCTGTGCGGTGGTGCCGCCGCGCTTCTCCTACCGCTGGGAGCCGGTGCGCAGACGGCCCTCGCGGCGGACGCGGTCCACGCGACGGACGCCGTCGCGGCCGACGCCGGGGCCGGTTACTGGCACACCAGCGGCCGCCAGATCCTCGACGCCGCCGGACAGCCGGTCCGGATCGCCGGGATCAACTGGTTCGGCTTCGAGACCGGCAACCACGTCGTCCACGGACTCTGGTCCCGTGACTACAAGAGCATGATCGACCAGATGAGGTCGCTGGGCTACAACACGATCCGCATCCCCTACAGCGACGACCTCTTCAAGGCCGCGACCGTCCCCGACAGCATCGACTTCAGCAGCGGCAAGAACGCCGACCTGCAAGGCCTGAACTCGCTCCAGATCCTGGACAGGATCGTCTCGTACGCCGGTCAGGACGGTCTCAAGGTCATCCTGGACCGGCACCGGCCGGACTCGGGCGGGCAGTCGGCGCTCTGGTACACGGCTGCCGTCCCCGAGTCGACGTGGATCACCAACCTCAAGGCCATGGCGACCCGTTACAAGGGCCAGGACACGGTCGTCGGCATCGACCTGCACAACGAGCCCCACGATCCCGCCTGCTGGGGCTGCGGGGACACCGCGACCGACTGGCGGCTGGCCGCGCAACGGGCCGGGAACGCCGTCCTGTCCGTCAACCCCGACCTTCTGGTCCTTGTCGAGGGCGTGCAGAGCTTCAACGGCGTCTCCGGCTGGTGGGGCGGCAACCTGATGGGCGTCGGCCAGTACCCGGTGCAGCTGAACGTGGCGAACCGGGTCGTGTACTCCGCCCACGACTACGCGACGAGCGTCGCCCAGCAGAGCTGGTTCAGCGATCCGGCGTTCCCGGCGAACATGCCGGGGATCTGGGACAAGTACTGGGGCTACATCTTCAAGCAGAACATCGCGCCCGTGTGGGTGGGCGAGTTCGGCACCACCCTCCAGTCGACGGTGGACCAGAAGTGGCTGGCGGCGCTGGTGGGTTACCTCCGGCCGACGGCGACGTACGGCGCCGACTCCTTCCACTGGACCTTCTGGTCGTGGAACCCCAACTCCGGTGACACCGGCGGGATCCTGAAGGACGACTGGCAGACCGTCGACGCCGTGAAGGACGGGTACCTGGCGAGCGTCAAGGCGCCCGGCTTCCCGGGAACCGGCGGTGGAGGGGGCGGTGGCGGTGGAGGGGGCGGTACGGCCGCCTGCACCGCCGTCTACACCGTCAGCAGCGACTGGGGCGGTGGCTTCAACGCCGAGGTGAAGGTCACCAACACGGGTACCACGGCGATCGGTTCGTGGAAGGTGGCCTGGACCTGGAGCGGCGCGCAGCGGGTCACCAGCATGTGGAACGCCTCGTACACCCAGAGCGGTGCCACCGTGACCGCGGTGAACGCCTCGCACAACGGGGCAGTCGCGGCGGGCGCTTCGGCGAGCTTCGGCTTCGGGGGCGCGCCCGGGGGCGGGGGAGCGTCGAGCGTGAGCTGTACGGCGGCGTGA
- the serC gene encoding phosphoserine transaminase, whose product MAEIRIPADIKPADGRFGAGPSKVRVEALDALAATGTSLLGTSHRQAPVKNLVGQVREGITELFGLPDGYEVILGNGGSTAFWDIATHGLIENRSQHLTFGEFSSKFAKAAKLAPWLAEPTVISSDPGTHPEPAAEAGVDVYAFTHNETSTGVAAPVKRVQGADEGSLVLVDATSGAGGLPVDIAETDVYYFAPQKSFASDGGLWIGVFSPAAIERAERIHASGRHIPEFFSLPTAIDNSRKNQTYNTPALSTLFLLNQQLEWINGQGGLDWSVRRTATSARTLYGWAEDVKYANPFVADPAKRSQVIGTIDFADEIDAAAIAKVLRANGIVDTEPYRKLGRNQLRVAMFPAVDPADVEALTKSIDYVIDKL is encoded by the coding sequence GTGGCTGAGATCCGGATTCCTGCTGACATCAAGCCCGCCGACGGTCGATTCGGCGCGGGCCCCTCCAAGGTGCGGGTGGAGGCGCTGGACGCCCTGGCCGCCACCGGTACGTCCCTCCTCGGCACCTCCCACCGCCAGGCCCCGGTCAAGAACCTGGTCGGCCAGGTGCGCGAGGGCATCACCGAGCTGTTCGGACTCCCCGACGGCTACGAGGTGATCCTCGGCAACGGCGGTTCCACCGCGTTCTGGGACATCGCGACCCACGGCCTGATCGAGAACAGGTCGCAGCACCTCACCTTCGGTGAGTTCAGCTCGAAGTTCGCCAAGGCCGCGAAGCTCGCCCCCTGGCTGGCCGAGCCCACCGTGATCTCCTCCGACCCGGGCACGCACCCCGAGCCCGCGGCCGAGGCCGGAGTCGACGTCTACGCGTTCACGCACAACGAGACGTCCACCGGTGTCGCCGCCCCGGTCAAGCGCGTCCAGGGCGCCGACGAGGGATCCCTCGTGCTGGTGGACGCCACCTCGGGCGCGGGCGGCCTCCCGGTCGACATCGCCGAGACGGACGTCTACTACTTCGCCCCGCAGAAGTCCTTCGCCTCCGACGGCGGACTGTGGATCGGCGTGTTCTCCCCGGCCGCAATCGAGCGCGCCGAGCGGATCCACGCGTCCGGCCGGCACATCCCGGAGTTCTTCAGCCTGCCGACCGCGATCGACAACTCCCGCAAGAACCAGACGTACAACACCCCGGCCCTCTCCACCCTCTTCCTGCTGAACCAGCAGCTGGAGTGGATCAACGGCCAGGGGGGCCTGGACTGGTCGGTGCGCCGCACCGCCACCTCCGCGCGCACGCTGTACGGCTGGGCCGAGGACGTCAAGTACGCGAACCCGTTCGTCGCCGACCCGGCCAAGCGCTCGCAGGTCATCGGCACGATCGACTTCGCGGACGAGATCGACGCCGCCGCGATCGCCAAGGTGCTGCGCGCCAACGGCATCGTCGACACCGAGCCCTACCGCAAGCTGGGCCGCAACCAGCTCCGCGTCGCGATGTTCCCGGCGGTCGACCCGGCCGACGTCGAGGCGCTCACGAAGAGCATCGACTACGTGATCGACAAGCTGTAG